Proteins found in one Salvia splendens isolate huo1 chromosome 10, SspV2, whole genome shotgun sequence genomic segment:
- the LOC121750304 gene encoding 40S ribosomal protein S27-2-like, giving the protein MVLSNDVDLLNPPAELEKRKHKLKRLVQSPNSFFMDVKCQGCFNITTVFSHSQTVVVCGNCQTVLCQPTGGRARLTEGCSFRKKGD; this is encoded by the exons ATG GTTCTATCTAATGATGTCGATTTGCTCAACCCACCGGCTGAGCTCGAGAAGAGGAAGCACAAGCTCAAGCGCCTCGTGCAATCCCCAAACTCATTCTTCATG GATGTCAAGTGTCAGGGTTGCTTCAACAT AACCACTGTTTTCAGCCATTCCCAAACCGTTGTTGTGTGCGGAAACTGCCAGACAGTGCTGTGCCAACCAACCGGTGGCCGTGCCCGCCTCACCGAGGGATGCTCCTTCCGAAAAAAGGGCGATTAA
- the LOC121750186 gene encoding germin-like protein subfamily T member 1, with protein sequence MAKSPLILLFSTLLLLSSPLPSLSSDPDPLQDFCIADLQSPISITGFPCKPASNVTSNDFFFDGLAKEGDTNSPFGSSVLQGNVLAFPALNTLGLSMNRVDIAPGGLNPPHSHPRATETGVVIQGKLLVGLISTSNVFYAKNLTAGEMFVIPRGLVHFQMNIGEEKALIFTAFNSHLPGAVIVSLNLFGSRPSVPTDVLTKAFQVEQSVVDQIKSKFG encoded by the coding sequence ATGGCCAAATCACCCCTAATCCTCCTCTTCTCCACACTCCTCCTCCTCTCATCACCACTCCCCTCTCTCTCCTCAGATCCTGATCCACTGCAAGACTTCTGCATTGCTGATCTCCAGTCCCCCATCTCCATAACCGGCTTCCCCTGCAAACCGGCCTCAAACGTGACCTCAAACGACTTCTTCTTCGACGGCCTAGCCAAAGAGGGTGACACCAATAGCCCCTTTGGCAGCAGTGTGTTGCAAGGCAATGTTCTTGCATTTCCAGCACTTAACACTCTAGGACTCTCGATGAACAGAGTCGACATAGCCCCCGGTGGCCTCAATCCTCCCCACTCGCACCCCCGGGCCACAGAGACGGGCGTGGTCATCCAGGGGAAGCTGCTCGTGGGGCTGATCTCCACCTCCAACGTGTTCTACGCGAAGAACTTGACTGCAGGGGAGATGTTCGTGATCCCGAGAGGGCTGGTGCATTTTCAGATGAATATTGGAGAGGAGAAAGCACTGATTTTCACTGCTTTCAATAGCCATTTGCCTGGTGCTGTTATTGTCTCTCTGAATCTGTTTGGCTCGCGGCCTTCTGTGCCAACCGATGTCCTGACCAAAGCTTTTCAAGTTGAGCAATCTGTTGTTGATCAAATCAAGTCCAAATTTGGTTGA